The following are encoded in a window of Primulina eburnea isolate SZY01 chromosome 4, ASM2296580v1, whole genome shotgun sequence genomic DNA:
- the LOC140829695 gene encoding uncharacterized protein, with product MERSLAQSLSSGEDGSEPVVPSPQSVNSMFKTVVGGKKKGRMYGCGSMASTFYPDEMAPGRRGRSSDVGPSSESQREADMRQILESSLRRNDELCERMRATEAENVMLRDRMTSLEEHVRLLVAGMSQGATAHTSGRTLSGPGTSHRGRSRGAAVGSSSRIHRFS from the coding sequence ATGGAGCGATCTTTGGCTCAGTCACTAAGTTCCGGTGAGGATGGATCAGAGCCTGTTGTCCCCAGCCCACAGTCGGTAAACAGCATGTTCAAGACTGTGGTTGGGGGGaagaagaaggggaggatgTATGGGTGTGGGTCCATGGCCAGCACCTTTTATCCCGATGAGATGGCTCCGGGTCGACGTGGTAGGTCATCGGATGTCGGTCCGTCGTCTGAGTCCCAGCGCGAGGCGGACATGCGCCAGATTCTGGAGTCATCGTTACGTCGTAACGATGAGCTTTGCGAGAGGATGCGGGCTACAGAGGCGGAGAACGTCATGCTGAGAGATCGCATGACGTCACTAGAGGAGCATGTCCGACTCCTGGTTGCAGGCATGTCACAGGGAGCTACCGCGCATACATCAGGTCGCACGCTGTCTGGACCAGGCACTTCTCACAGGGGTCGATCTCGTGGGGCAGCAGTTGGTTCTTCATCCCGTATTCACAGATTTTCATAG
- the LOC140829696 gene encoding casparian strip membrane protein 1-like, which translates to MKEEGPIEPREAPKEKGMIKGISILDLVLRMVAIVGTLGSAVAMGTTNETLPFSTQTVLFQAQYDDISAFRVFVIVNAVVCGYLALTLPMSIYHVIRIKAAKSRALLIFLDSIMQGVLAAGASAAAAIVYLAHKGNASANWSAICQQYQNFCERITGSLIGSFAAVLILVLLITLSGAMLSMRRHGFEQ; encoded by the exons ATGAAAGAAGAAGGACCGATTGAACCCCGTGAAGCACCAAAGGAAAAAGGGATGATAAAAGGGATTTCCATTCTTGATCTTGTTTTAAGAATGGTTGCAATTGTCGGGACGCTAGGAAGTGCCGTGGCAATGGGAACGACGAATGAAACACTCCCATTTTCGACACAGACAGTGTTGTTCCAAGCACAGTATGATGATATTTCGGCCTTCAG GGTTTTCGTGATAGTGAATGCAGTCGTATGTGGATACCTTGCTCTCACTCTCCCAATGTCGATCTATCATGTTATAAGGATCAAAGCAGCAAAGAGTAGAGCATTGCTGATCTTCTTGGACTCC ATAATGCAAGGTGTGCTTGCTGCTGGAgcctcagcagcagcagctatagtgtatttagcacataaaggcAATGCTTCCGCCAATTGGTCTGCCATTTGCCAACAGTACCAGAACTTCTGCGAGCGCATTACTGGATCTTTAATTGGATCATTTGCTGCAGTTCTTATCCTGGTTTTGTTGATCACATTATCTGGCGCAATGCTATCCATGCGCCGCCATGGATTTGAACAGTAA
- the LOC140829603 gene encoding uncharacterized protein → MDNDRNWMYRRLENGFVTAEYCVGVESFVAFALSHPECLLDGNIRCPCNRKKCQNQTYVDEDTVKVHLGRYGFVPDYYNWYFHGEEYIPPVFPNFNMEVPSSSRSRVAPATAQTTAPEFLDFLQQNVNFEENPENENVNFGEENQTINNVPEDPESPNSYIKSLYECIKSAEKEIWDGNPHGHTVLSVLARLLKMKQEHNMSERNYNDMCQLMSELCPSDNFVPESFYATKKIIKDLGLPVEKIDACNNNCMIYWGVDEGLTECKICEHPRYKRSRSRSRNPQKKGTPYKMMYYFPITPRLQRLYASKATASHMRWHNDHHFDGDTMTHPSDCAAWRHFDALHPSFSAEIRNVRLGLSTDGFQPFGQSGQQYSSWPIIVTPYNLPPWMCMKDEYMFLTVIAPGPSNPKDKLDVFLQPLVAELQSLWSNGVPTYDIHAQQNFDMRAALMWTISDFPAYAMLSGWSTSGKQACPHCMSDSDAFTLPCSGKTSWFDNHRKFLPADHPLRRSRTMFLRGKQVSQPAPISKPGDELLKELDEFGFRPSYEMYSDIINKQICSLTRCGWRRQSIFWELPYWSTNLIRHNLDVMHIEKNVFDNVFNTVCNIQGRTKDNAKSRADLVRMGIRSELHPSTADGKFPKANYTLDKDARKVLFRWLKEVRFSDGYV, encoded by the coding sequence ATGGATAACGATAGAAATTGGATGTATCGTCGGTTGGAGAATGGATTTGTAACGGCTGAATACTGTGTTGGTGTAGAGTCGTTTGTAGCATTTGCACTTAGTCATCCTGAGTGTTTATTAGATGGTAATATCCGTTGTCCTTGCAATCGAAAAAAATGTCAGAACCAAACATATGTAGATGAAGATACTGTGAAGGTACATCTCGGTCGTTATGGATTTGTACCGGATTATTATAACTGGTATTTTCATGGAGAGGAGTATATTCCCCCGGTCTTTCCTAATTTTAATATGGAAGTTCCTTCGTCATCTAGGTCTCGTGTAGCACCAGCAACTGCTCAAACTACAGCTCCGGAATTTTTGGATTTTCTGCAACAAAATGTTAACTTTGAAGAGAACCCAGAAAATGAGAATGTGAATTTTGGTGAAGAAAatcaaacaataaataatgttCCTGAAGATCCTGAAAGTCCAAACAGTTATATTAAATCATTGTATGAATGCATTAAATCAGCCGAAAAAGAAATTTGGGATGGAAATCCACACGGTCATACTGTGTTGTCTGTGCTCGCTCGGTTACTAAAGATGAAACAAGAACACAACATGTCCGAGCGCAATTACAATGACATGTGTCAACTTATGTCAGAGTTGTGTCCGTCTGATAACTTCGTCCCTGAGAGTTTTTACGCGaccaaaaaaattatcaaaGATCTAGGGCTTCCGGTTGAAAAAATTGATGCATGCAACAATAATTGTATGATATACTGGGGTGTTGACGAGGGTTTAACAGAGTGTAAGATATGTGAACATCCTCGATACAAACGTAGTAGAAGTCGATCTCGAAATCCTCAGAAGAAGGGAACtccgtacaagatgatgtaTTATTTTCCGATCACTCCACGTTTGCAAAGACTGTATGCTTCGAAAGCTACAGCGTCACATATGCGTTGGCATAATGACCATCATTTCGACGGTGACACTATGACACACCCTTCTGATTGTGCAGCGTGGCGTCATTTTGACGCTTTGCATCCATCTTTTTCAGCAGAAATCCGAAATGTGAGATTAGGATTGTCAACAGATGGATTTCAACCTTTTGGACAAAGTGGGCAGCAGTATTCGTCATGGCCTATCATTGTTACTCCATATAATTTACCACCTTGGATGTGTATGAAAGACGAATACATGTTTTTGACTGTGATTGCACCTGGACCAAGTAACCCCAAAGATAAATTGGACGTATTCCTTCAGCCATTAGTCGCCGAGCTACAATCCTTGTGGTCTAATGGTGTTCCCACGTACGATATCCACGCCCAACAAAATTTTGATATGCGTGCAGCTTTGATGTGGACGATAAGTGATTTTCCCGCGTACGCAATGTTGTCTGGTTGGAGCACTTCCGGAAAACAAGCATGTCCCCACTGCATGTCTGATTCAGACGCCTTTACCTTGCCATGTAGTGGCAAGACATCATGGTTTGACAATCACCGAAAGTTTTTACCTGCAGATCATCCACTGCGTCGTAGTAGGACAATGTTTCTAAGAGGTAAACAAGTGTCACAGCCGGCTCCTATCTCTAAACCTGGGGACGAATTGCTGAAAGAGTTGGACGAATTTGGTTTTAGACCTTCGTATGAGATGTACTCTGATATAATCAATAAGCAAATTTGTAGCTTGACTAGATGTGGTTGGAGAAGACAGAGTATTTTTTGGGAGCTGCCATATTGGAGTACGAACCTTATAAGACATAACTTGGATGTCATGCACATTGAGAAAAACgtctttgacaatgtcttcaatacGGTTTGTAATATACAAGGGCGTACGAAGGATAATGCCAAATCACGAGCTGATCTTGTTCGGATGGGTATTAGATCCGAGTTGCATCCATCTACAGCAGACGGGAAATTTCCGAAAGCAAATTACACACTTGACAAGGATGCTCGAAAAGTTCTTTTTAGATGGCTAAAAGAAGTTAGATTCTCTGATGGATATGTGTAA